In Vigna angularis cultivar LongXiaoDou No.4 chromosome 8, ASM1680809v1, whole genome shotgun sequence, one DNA window encodes the following:
- the LOC108346084 gene encoding protein NSP-INTERACTING KINASE 1, protein MGKPRGGEAALCFVVFFWFWSSSHALLSPKGVNFEVQALIGIKAFLVDPHGILDNWDADAVDPCSWNMVTCSPDNLVVSLGIPSQNLSGILSPSIGNLTYLQTVVLQNNNITGSIPSEIGKLSKLQTLDLSDNFFNGEIPPSLGHLRSLQYLRLNNNSFDGECPVSLANMAQLAFLDLSYNNLSGPIPRILAKSFSIVGNPLVCTTGKEKNCHGMTLMPMSMNLNSSENALPYGRTKAHKMAIAFGLSLGFLCLVAFGLGLILLRRYKRKQKSFFDVKDHHHEEVYLGNLKRFQLRELQIATNNFSNKNILGKGGFGHVYKGILPDGTLVAVKRLKDGNATGGDIQFQTEVEMISLAVHRNLLKLYGFCMTPTERLLVYPYMSNGSVASRLKGKPVLDWGTRKQIAIGAARGLLYLHEQCDPKIIHRDVKAANILLDDYCEAVVGDFGLAKLLDHQDSHVTTAVRGTVGHIAPEYLSTGQSSEKTDVFGFGILLLELITGQRALEFGKAANQKGAMLDWVRKIHQEKKLELLVDKDLMSNYDRIELEEIVQVALLCTQYLPGHRPRMSEVVRMLEGDGLAEKWEASQSADNSKCNKPHELSSSDRYSDLTDDSSLLVQAMELSGPR, encoded by the exons ATGGGAAAGCCAAGAGGAGGAGAAGCTGCTCTTTGTTTTGTGGTTTTCTTCTGGTTTTGGAGCTCTTCCCATGCTTTGCTCTCTCCAAAGGGAGTAAACTTTGAAG TGCAAGCTTTAATCGGGATAAAAGCTTTTCTTGTGGATCCCCATGGTATTCTAGATAATTGGGATGCGGATGCAGTTGATCCATGCAGCTGGAATATGGTCACGTGTTCCCCTGACAATCTTGTTGTTAGCCT GGGCATTCCCAGCCAAAATTTATCTGGTATTCTATCTCCAAGCATAGGAAACCTGACATATCTTCAGACTGT GGTGCTACAAAATAACAACATAACTGGTTCAATCCCTTCAGAGATAGGAAAACTTTCCAAGCTTCAAACTCTTGATCTCTCTGACAACTTCTTCAATGGGGAGATTCCTCCCTCTCTGGGTCACCTGAGAAGCCTCCAGTACTT GAGGCTCAATAATAACAGTTTTGATGGAGAATGCCCAGTGTCACTAGCTAACATGGCGCAGCTTGCTTTTCT TGACTTGTCCTACAATAATCTGAGTGGCCCTATACCTAGAATTTTGGCCAAATCCTTCAG TATTGTAGGAAACCCCTTAGTCTGCACcacaggaaaagaaaaaaattgccATGGGATGACACTTATGCCCATGTCGATGAACTTGAACAGTTCTGAGA ATGCTTTACCATATGGTAGAACAAAGGCTCACAAAATGGCCATTGCCTTTGGTCTGAGTCTTGGATTCCTCTGCTTGGTAGCTTTTGGTCTTGGACTTATTCTATTGAGGAGGTACAAGCGTAAACAAAAGTCATTCTTTGATGTTAAAG ACCATCATCATGAAGAAGTCTACCTTGGAAACTTGAAGAGGTTCCAACTACGTGAACTCCAGATTGCTACTAACAACTTCAGCAACAAAAACATCCTCGGCAAGGGTGGTTTTGGACATGTCTACAAGGGAATTCTCCCAGATGGCACTCTTGTAGCAGTGAAGAGGCTTAAAGATGGCAATGCAACTGGAGGAGATATACAATTTCAGACTGAAGTTGAAATGATAAGCTTGGCGGTGCACCGGAACCTCCTCAAACTGTATGGATTTTGCATGACACCAACAGAAAGGCTTTTGGTTTATCCTTACATGTCCAATGGCAGTGTTGCTTCTAGGCTCAAGG GTAAGCCAGTGTTGGATTGGGGCACAAGGAAGCAGATTGCCATAGGAGCAGCAAGGGGACTGCTATACCTTCATGAGCAGTGTGATCCAAAGATAATCCACAGAGATGTGAAGGCTGCAAACATATTGCTTGATGACTATTGTGAGGCAGTGGTAGGGGATTTTGGGTTGGCTAAGCTTTTAGATCATCAAGATTCACATGTCACAACTGCAGTGAGGGGAACAGTGGGGCATATAGCACCAGAGTATCTTTCCACAGGGCAATCTTCTGAGAAGACCGACGTCTTTGGATTTGGCATTCTGCTTCTTGAATTGATTACTGGCCAGAGGGCACTGGAATTTGGAAAAGCAGCCAACCAAAAAGGAGCCATGCTTGATTGG GTACGGAAAATCCATCAAGAGAAGAAGCTTGAGTTGCTTGTGGACAAGGATCTGATGAGCAACTATGACAGGATTGAGCTTGAGGAAATTGTTCAAGTGGCACTCTTGTGCACACAATATCTTCCTGGCCACAGGCCTAGAATGTCAGAAGTTGTACGCATGCTTGAAGGTGATGGTCTTGCAGAGAAATGGGAAGCTTCTCAAAGTGCTGACAACAGCAAATGCAACAAACCACATGAACTCTCTTCATCAGATAGGTATTCTGACCTCACTGATGACTCTTCTTTGTTGGTCCAAGCAATGGAACTCTCAGGCCCCAGGTGA